From Etheostoma spectabile isolate EspeVRDwgs_2016 unplaced genomic scaffold, UIUC_Espe_1.0 scaffold463, whole genome shotgun sequence, one genomic window encodes:
- the LOC116686758 gene encoding troponin I, fast skeletal muscle isoform X4, whose translation MSEGKKMNSSRRHHLKSLILSIAAGWIEQEKKDLVVAKAAYMAENCPEPVLSGDQAALMDICKKLYQAIDKVDEARYDAEAKVKKSDAEIEDLKLKVVDLAXXXXPALKKVRMSADAMLKALLGGQHKVTMDLRSXXXXVKKEVKEETTDAGDWRKNVEGKADRKKMFETS comes from the exons ATGTCTGA aggaaagaaaatgaACTCCAGCCGCCGGCATCACCTGAAG AGTCTGATCCTCTCCATCGCCGCCGGCTGGATCGAGCAGGAGAAGAAGGACCTGGTGGTGGCCAAGGCGGCCTACATGGCCGAGAACTGCCCCGAACCCGTGCTGAGCGGAGACCAGGCCGCCCTCATG GATATTTGCAAAAAGCTGTACCAGGCGATCGACAAGGTGGACGAGGCGAGGTACGACGCCGAGGCCAAAGTTAAGAAGTCGGACGCAGAG ATTGAAGATCTGAAGCTGAAGGTGGTGGATCTGGCNNNNNNNNNNNAGCCCGCCCTGAAGAAGGTGCGCATGTCGGCCGACGCCATGCTGAAGGCCCTGCTGGGGGGGCAACACAAGGTCACCATGGACCTGAGGTCCNNNNNNNNNNAGGTCAAGAAGGAGGTCAAAGAGGAG aCAACCGATGCGGGCGACTGGCGTAAGAACGTTGAGGGCAAGGCCGACAGGAAGAAGATGTTCGAGACTTCCTGA
- the LOC116686757 gene encoding troponin I, fast skeletal muscle, with amino-acid sequence MSEKKMTSSRRHHLKSLILSIAAGWLEQEKKDDIAAKEAYMAQNCPPPTMSGDQAALMEICKKLNAQIEKIDEERYDIEAKVLKADKEIEDLKIKVVDLAGVKKPALKKVRMSADTMLKALLGSKHTVNMDLRANLKQVKKEVKEEPSEAAGDWRKNVEGKADRKKMFETS; translated from the exons ATGTCTGA GAAAAAGATGACTTCGAGCCGCAGGCATCACCTGAAG AGCCTGATCCTGTCCATCGCTGCCGGCTGGCTGGAGCAGGAGAAGAAGGACGACATCGCGGCCAAGGAGGCCTACATGGCCCAGaactgcccccccccaaccaTGAGCGGAGACCAGGCCGCCCTCATG GAAATCTGCAAGAAGCTCAACGCCCAAATCGAGAAGATTGACGAGGAGAGGTACGACATCGAGGCCAAAGTGCTGAAGGCCGACAAAGag ATTGAAGACCTGAAGATCAAGGTGGTGGATCTGGCCGGCGTGAAGAAGCCCGCCCTGAAGAAGGTGCGCATGTCGGCCGACACCATGCTGAAGGCCCTGCTGGGCTCCAAGCACACGGTCAACATGGACCTGAGGGCCAACCTCAAGCAGGTCAAGAAGGAGGTCAAGGAGGAG CCGAGTGAAGCGGCGGGCGACTGGCGTAAGAACGTGGAGGGAAAGGCCGACAGGAAGAAGATGTTCGAGACCTCCTAG